In Mytilus edulis chromosome 3, xbMytEdul2.2, whole genome shotgun sequence, the genomic window TAAGAGTGTGAGAGGAAATGGGTTTTTTACTTCAAAGACTTCAAACGTAGTAGTAAACAACCTTCTCCTAACTAAATGCTTCACTTCCAAATTTTTAAAAGTCTTAATGCATTTTATGAATGATTAAGTCATACCCCtttttatgacttttaaaatcaattaaaaattacacGTATTGATTTTAAGAATTAAATGTCCAGAACATTTTATAGAGGTGATACATAGCGTTGTGTATGACTTCAGTAAAGATAAACAATTCTGGCAGACTGTCATCTGATTTATAATGTCTTTGGAAGATTCAATATTATCAGAAGATTTGAATAAGGTACTCATAattcttcaaatatttaattagGTAAGCTGTTGTATTGTCAATAGTATCGGGAGATTTTGTTGTGATACATGTATTGCTTGAGAAATTGTTAGATTGTGTGTATTCAACTCAAGAAAGATATATACTTGTAAGCTATTCTATATAATTTATCTAAAGCCTTTTTCTTTACAGTGCAGtgaacttttaaaatacaaaaaaatattgatttaaatggtTTTAGACATGTAAACTTTAACTAGGATTCTTTGCAGAGTATAATTGGACTCTCTTTTTTGGTGTTCAACAATGAAAAGTTTGAATGAACATTACACCAAGTGATACAATCATATTTCTAATTTAAACGTCAATGcagtaaaataatatttgatcTTGAAATAGTCTATTAAAGTATAATATATAGTtcttaaaaatatcaaataatcagaaaaattgaaaagaaatgttCGTTTTGATTTCATGTGCTTTTAAAGTAATGCAGgtaatttgaaagaaaaacaaatagcaTTGTGTtgatttataatgtaatttgataaatattgtagcCATCCAGACCCAATGAAAGATGGCAAGGTTCTAGAGCAGATGCCTTGATAGACAGACAACTAGACCAGTCACCAGTAAGACATACTGGACCCCCTGACAGACCTTTACGACCAGGAGGACAGGATAATCCAGCTTTTATGCCTGAAATGCAGCTCAACAGAAGCAGAGAAAATCTTGGGCCTCCTATCAGGTAGAGAGAATCTTTTCAATGTTTAAATTGTTTagaattgagtttttttttttaaaagactcaTGATATTGAGAACTTTTTTAATCAATATAAGCAGCTCCAACAAAATGGGCATATTCTGGTTTACCTCTATACAGTGTTTCTGTTACATACTCCTGTCTCATTTCTCAGTAGCTTCAAATGGGAGCTTAATTTTGGGGAAAATATACCATGCGACACATTTTACAGATGTGTCACTTATATTCTTCTTGTTTGGTGCATACATGTATGCTTTTCATTGATGCCCATATTAGAATTTCCTTTGCAAATTTTTAATAACAGAACTTCTTGATATATTGACATAAGTAAGAGcttcataattttaaaaaagcTATACTGTGTGACATACTTGCAAATGCATCCCTTTTTTACTTATGAATGTTCTTCACGTTAATGCATGTATAAGATGAAAACGAATTATATTACTGATAATAATGGAAAGTTATTTACATACCATGAAAACcttttttgtttgatatatagAAAGTAAGAATGTAATTTAAAGGTTCATGGTATGGCTTATGCACACACTTTATACTTTAAGTACAAAGGGGACTTTAAACAAATTTATGACATCTTTTATACTCTTGGTTTTATACTTTGTTTAACAGCGGAATGAAAACAGGATCTGAATTAAGAGATGCTTGGAATAAATTATATGGAGGTCAAATACGACCAGAATCAAGAGGACCAACATCATACCCTTCAGAAAATCAACTTCATGTCCGTCCAGATTCACTTGGTGTTCATAACTTTCCTGATCACCGAGGGATCATACATACTAGGCCTGATACTCATGGTATCCGTCCTGATCCTCATGGTCTGTCCAGACTGGAGGATCCCATGCCTCATGTTCTTCCTCCCAATAGACTTGATGATCCTCATAGTGTACATCAAACTAGAATGGAGGACCAGCAGGCAAAGCCGTCCAGTTATCCATCACATTTTCATGTAAGTACACCACAAGGACTTTAAATACAGTAATTTTGTCCTTTTTTATaggaaattttatatttgataaaattgagaatgtaaatgcgtgatgtgtctaagagacaacaactctgttaaagagcagaaaacagtccaaggtcaccaatgggtttCAACACAGGGAGAAAATCCGCATCTAGAGGTGAAATTTTAattcatcattttaaaaaaagtatttgtttCAAACATGGAAGTTACATGTTATATTAAAGAGCAAAACCAAACATAATCAGTGAAATGCACTGTATCGTTGACAACCTTATTGTGACTGTTACCCATATGAAGTACATTTAAGCTTTGATCTATTACATTACTTTCTTCAAATTGATTTCCTGGTTGAAGTGAAAACATCACTAAATAttcatttctaaatttattgatatttagcatcaattaaatttttaactagttgaatatttttaaataattacataagatgtatgtttcattacaatgctttattctgattggctaactgcacatcacgtgttattccgtaagcagttgcattgttcaatacaacttttcattcatgataacacgtggtccaacaataaagtgcacagatgaattaaataaaaaaatatataaaattcgtattttcatgatcatagctaaaaaatgtaattataagtatttaaTGCTTCTTtatgtaactttatagggttgtaaaagcgttgaccgtgcgcacatttttaaaatgaagcgctttcgcgcttcatacaaaatgtacttcggtcaacgcttttacaccccaataaatttacaaaaagaagcattcaattcttaaataatatttttaatcagaatattttgaatttttaggTGAAATTTCCGTCCACTCCTGCATATAATGAGATTTCAAATAAACCTGGTGCTAGTCAAGGAGGAAGACATAGTCCATTGGGACAAAGTTCAAGTGCTGGCACACAAGGGCAAGGGTCAAATACCTCAATTCAGTACAATGGCAATGGCAATAAAGTACTGTCAAATCATGTGTCGTTTCAAACATTTGGAAAACCTACATCAAATCAAAAACTGTCTGTGTCATCATCACCTTCATCGCCACAATCTCCACCTGGGATAGCTCTAGGACCCTCATCAAAATATCCTGATTATGGTGAAAAATCGGCAAAAGTGAAACaaggatattcaaattttgacatTCACAACCACAAAGATATTGATGATGATCGGGATATATTAGATATGAAATCTAGTATTTTTGACTATAATTCCGAACCTTCATCCCGATCTGTTACGCCACCTCTACCTCCATTGTCAGCATCTAATTCAGATTATTCTTCCAATAGATCTAGTCCACAGATATCGCCACAACTTCCACGTTCAAATAGTGCTACTCATTTGTCTTCTACAAAGACTCCAGATTTAGTGACATCTGCAACGAGAACTAATGGTGAAAAAAGAATAAGGCGAGCATCTGGATCCCAGTTTACATATAGGGcagataaaaaatcaaaacaaaaacagacaTCAAAACATGTATCTTCTGGAATTAAAGGTAATgattttaagcaatattttttttccaaatcaaaaaTCTGTATGTTGCTATGCTTCGAGTTAAACAGATAAACAGACTTTTGACATGTAGTTGTATATATCTTAAACTATTTACATTATCATATATCAATTTGTCTTTGCTTTGGATAACTCACTTTTAAAAAGGTTATGGTTATTCCTTTGTTTTATACACAAAAGTCAAAATACCTCTCCTTTATCAACAATAAAAAATTGTCTGACTTACTTACAATTTAAGAATTTTTATCGAGGTTTGAAGTTGTTTTAATgtgttaagggagataactcaatatttttttagtcaaATAAACTGTTAAATGTTTAAGATATCAGAGATTGTAAAGTAGAATTGGATGCCAATAttgaaaagtatttgaaaaagCTGCAGCTTTTACGTCTgctgaatgaaaaataaaataagaaaaagtgCAATACAACAAGAGCTTGTCGAAATCCACTGTTTATAAGAAACATTGCATATCTCTACAAATTTATGATAAACttgagtttgatatttttttcggTGGAACTATAccttcatttttgtcgagccttcgactttagtcgaaaaagcgagactaagcaatCCTACATTTTGGCGGCAACGGcgatccacaaatattcactctgtggttaatgtttttgaaattttaataactttctttaactatactggatttctaccaaacttggacagaagcttgtttatgatcataagatagtaactagaagtaaattttgtaaaataaaattccattttttccgtattttacttataaatggacatagcttttctgcggggaaacattacattcactctgtggttaaagtttttagaatttaattacctttcttaaactatcctgggtttgcaccaaacttggacagaagcttaatTATGAtcttaagatagtatccagaagtaaatgttataaaaaaataaatccattttttccgtattttacttttaaaaggacttagattttcttccagttaacattacatacatgtcatgcatgtacagtttgcagttaaagttttaaaaacatttattagattcataaactatcctggatttttagaaaacttggacagaagcttcttacaatcaaaagattgtatcaagaggaatattttaattgatttttttcctcatttttgttgagcctgggattcacagcaaaagtaggcgagacactgggttctgcggaacccttacaaatttttttgtATATGCTTGTTATTGGTgctttcataacacttttatttatttttgtagctGGTATGCTAAGTGATGTCCGAGAATCTGGGAATGAGAGTGATCTCCCTTTTGACATTGAGGATACAATTTTAACAGTAGATTCTCATGATGCAGAAcccatgaatatgcatgaaaatcTGGCTTCAAATGACATGAATAGAATGAGAGATCAATTAAACAATCTGGAAGAAATGTATCAACAAATGTCTCATCAGATGGGAACAGAAAAAGAAATTGGGACTGTAAAGTCCCGTAGACGATGGAGTCTGGGAAGTTCAGACACAAGTTCTTTACAAAGACCAATATCAAGGAAGTTTAAATCTGGTGCTGGAAGTCAACGacctcatcatcatcatcatagaGATGCAAAGTATGTACTGATCAGTTGTCTCTGACTTAAGAATTATTGGTACATTTCACTTGGCAATGAGTGTTTGAGGTTTCCTGTCAAACACATTTTAGTTCATCGTATGATATTCTATATGTCTCTCTAGAGATGCTAGTTCAGTTTTAAAAAGTTATTGTTAGTTATAAAATTGTTGCATTTCACATCCACGTTAAATCTGGGGTTGTTGTTTCCTCATAATAAGACAGTTGTGGTTTCACAGTAACAAAATGGGCATTTTTGAGTTGAAGAATAGTTTAAGGTTGTTTGTACATTTCTGTCAAAtaaagaactcaatagaaaataatatgttacccattaatttgtgtgtttaaaaatataaatgtttgccTAATAACTTTAACGAATGGGTGAATTCAAagtagtatgaaattcaaaacagtgtagctgtggccattgattgacacatcaaaatcattcattgactgggacaatttaggtgaacgtttgtatgtaacgaccaatgctcactatgtactttttaaagacacttaaactatggggtcaccaaaggttctcaacacctaaataaagtaatttgaaaaattaatcagaaataacacgatattttgatttatatcaattatataaatcaaaacacaaaggttattcctgattaatttttcgaattattttataattaaaggcgttaagaaacctttgttgaccccacagtttaaatgtctatcgtaggtacgtcatgaacagtggttgttacagacaaacgttcacgtaaattgtcccagtcaatggatgattttgatgggtcaatcaatggccacagctacactgttttgaatttcatactaaaacACTgatcaatcaatctatcaataaaaaaaatcagatgtaTTATGATAAATACATGTACCGTATGTGCCTtagtttaatgtttttatttaaaagttaaaagaaagTCTGTTGGTGTGTTTATTCATATGAATTTCGTTTTAACcttatacttttaaatttattgtagAGCAATTAACAAAAGATTTCAGCGACTGGAATCACATGTGGTAACTCTTGCCAGGAGTGTGGCACATCTATCATCAGAATTAAGGTCCCATAACTCTGTCACACATGAAATTGATGCATTACGGAAAGAAATCCAGGAATTGAAGGAAGAGCAATTCATGTCAAGCCAAAAGAACAGAGCtggaaatttttatgaaaatgacTTTGAAAGGTTTAGAGGCTGGGTACCTTCATTGACCAATCCAAGAAGAGTTAATAAACTTACAAAGTTTTTTGGTCAAGAACCTCCTTTATTGAATATTTTCTTGAAGAAATTAGGTTATGAAGTAAGTAAAATTTATACATCATATATTAAATTCCTTCTCTTTTtctctttataaaaaataataatattttgattaattgaAATCTTAACTTTATATCaacctcttctttttttttgtgtgtgtggaAGCAAACTTCATATAAGAAAGGTATTTCATATCTGTCACGCATCTACTTAATGATTGGTGCCAGTTTAAATTGCAAGCAGGGTTCCTCAAGGTCAGCTACTGTTTTGTTCAAACACAGCTAAAGAAAAAATGTGCTTCTGGTCGCCAACTATTTTTctgatttgaaattttaatgaacaaCGGTGTAATTCATGAAATGAAACTTGagtataaaaaaagtattttaattggATTTTTGGAAGTATGTATTTGCATTTGGATGTAAATATACATGATCTTGAAAATAAGAAAGTTGGATTAACAACTTTGACAATACTATACTAACTTCATCTTAGACTGTGAATACTATCAAGTGTTCAAGAAGGCGTTTGCATACATTGTATATGAAATAATTCTATATATGCCATAGAGAAGCTAGAAAATTGAACTTCATAGAAACTGTTTGAATTATAAAACTGTTACATAACAGTTTGCAAAACAATGGTGAACATAATGAGTTAAACAAAACTTGGCAAATTGGTAGTCAccaaaatgaaatgttaaaagtATATACTAAATGGCACATTTTCTGTTTCCTGTTACTCAGTGCCAAAAGAGGCAGTAAAAATAAGTCTGATTTAAGGTGAAAATGAGATCACATGGGAtcaaaaatgaatgaaaagaaaatattttaaaatcactgAATTTGGAAAGGGAGTTTTAATGCTTTTATTTTGTATGTGTAGTTTGAACAAGTTAAAAAGATTATATATTtactcattatttatttttttcagaaatactCAGTGAATTTTGAAAAAGAGCACATAGGAATGATAGAATTGCCATACATGACAGAAGAAAGATTAGAGAAGATTGGTGTTCCCATGGGACCTCGACTAAGAATACTACAAGAGGCACAGCTTTGTTTTAGACAAGAAAATTTCAATATCTATATTGTGTAGCACAGATAGTTATGAGATAAAACAGCCATGTATTGCAAtaaaattgggaaatttatatGGAATAGGAATAGAAAAAATTGCAAGAAATTTAGTATATGAAAGTCAGTCAAAAGAATTAAGTTCGGATCCCTTTACCTCTTATCCTTATTTTTCGTTTCGTTAcaagtaaaattattatttttacagaTTTATGTATAAGGTTATGGTTATATAAACAATTAGGAACATATGGAAATTTGGAAAAAAGTATTATTGGGACCATTTATTGCTTGCTGAAGTATTATGTTAATTCAAGTTGTTTTGCTTTAATGCAAGACTTCAGAACGTTAGATATGTTTTTGTGAAATAAGGGAAAGCTActgcctcgttcacacggacattAAATTCTAATTGAATCGAATGGAATGCCAATCGAATTTGCTTAttgcgttcacacactcttctttttaaTTCGAATTAATTCGAATTAgtcaattcgcattagaaatacgtttttgttaatacgaattaaaagctaacgtcgtttggacagtaaaccGAATTTGACacgcattgcaattcgaattagaattgatgTTAGGACGTAAAacatttcgaatgcgaattaaactaattcgaattattTAATGCGAATcaaattcgaattacgtgtgaactcagcataaaaaaaatgcatgctaAATTCATGTTTGCATTCtgaagtattaaaaaaaagataatacatTAGCATAACATGGGTATATATTTTATAAGGGTATTTAATAGAGTGTTATAATGTATTTTGACTATTATTTCAAACAGTTTTATATTGTGTTCAATCCATCATTTATAGACTTTACTAGGAGATGACTAACACTTccttatacattgtacatatctaatttatatttatacaattatgtTTATACGAAAACAATGTGTGATTATCACATGAAAGtgaataaaatatgtaataacaaGATAACACATTTTCTTTATACTTAATCAAGtccaataacagaaaaaaatgaatatttcttcaattcaatatttcaaaatccaacaaaaataactgaaaaatttCTCAAGAGCAGATGTCATATTTCTGAAGATAGAAAATGGTTACTTTGAGGGGTTTTGTTCTGCTCAACCTCCACCCTTTTCAACTGTTGTCTTTCCTGAAGTCAAGAATCACATCATAAACAATAGAAAACATCAAAATTGTAGATTCAGCCTCTTtcacaaattattatttttagctcaccaggcctaaaaggccaagtgagcttttctcatcacttggcgtccggcatcCATTGTCCGGCGTCCgacgtcgtcgttaacttttacaaaaatcttctcctctcaaactactgggccaaattaaaccaaacttggccaccatcatcattggggtatctagtttaaaaaatgtgtcctgtgacctggccaaccatccaagatggccgccatggctaaaaatagaacataggggtaaaatgcagtttttggcctataactcaaaaacaaaagcatttagagcaaatctgactgggtaaaattgttaaacaggtgaagatctatctaccctgaaattttcagatgaatcggataacccgttgttggggtgctgcccctgaattagtaattttaaggaaattttgctgtttttggttattatcttgaatattattatagatagagataaacagtaaacagcaataatgttcaacaaagtaagatttacaaataagtcaacgtgactgaaatggtcagttgatccctttaggagttattgccctttatagtcaatttttaaccatttttcgtaaatcttagtaatattttacaaaaatcttctcccctaaaactactgggccaaattaatccaaacttggccacaatcatcttttgggttagtagttttaaaaatgtgtccggtgacccggccatccaaccaagatggccaccacggctaaaaatagaacatggggtaaaatgcagtttttggcttataactcaaaaaccaaagcatttagagcaaatctgacatgggggtaaaattgtttatcagttcaagatctatctgccctgaaattttcagatgaatcggacaacccgttgttgggttgctggccctgaattagtaattttaaggaaattttgctgtttttggttattatcttgaatattattatagatagagataaactataaacagcaataatgttcagcaaagtaagattcacaaataactcaacgtgactgaaatggtcagttgacccctttcggagttattgccctttatagtcaatttttaaccatttttcgtaaatcttagtaatcttttacaaaaatcttctcccctgaaactactgggccaaattaatccaaacttggccacaatcatcttttgggttagtagttttaaaaatgtgtccgatgactcggccatccaaccaagatggccgccacggctaaaaatagaacatggggtaaaatgcagtttttggcttataactcaaaaaccaaagcatttagagcaaatctgacacgagggtaaaattgtttatcagttcagtagttttaaaaatgtgtccggtgacccggccatccaaccaagatggctgccatggctaaaaatagaatggggtaaaatgcagtttttggcttataactcaaaaccgacatgggggtaaaattgtttatcagttcaagatctatttgccctgaaattttcagatgaatcggacaacccgttgttgggttgctggccctgaattagtaattttaaggaaattttgctgtttttggttattatcttgaatattattatagacagagataaactattaacagcaataatgttcagcaaagtaagattcacaaataagtcaacatgactgaaatggtcagttgacccctttaggagttattgccctttatagtcaatttttaaccatttttcgtaaatcttagtaatcttttacaaaaatcttctcctctgaaactactcagccaaattaatccaaacttggccacaatcatcttttgggttagtagtttgaaaaatgtgtccggtgacccggccatccaaccaagatggtcgccatggctaaaaatagaatatggtgtaaaatgcagtttttggcttataactcaaaacccaaagcatttagagcaaatctgacatgaggtaaaattgtttatcaggtcaacatttatctgctttgaaatttttagatgaatcggacaaccagttgttgggttgctgaccctgaattgtcagttttaaggaaattttgctgttgttggtcattatcttgaatattattattgatagagataaactgtaaactacaataatgttcagcagagtaagatttacaaataagtcaacatgaccgaaatggtcaattgacccccttaggagttattgttctttatagtcaattttcataaaatttgtaaatttttactaacattttccactgaaactaatgggccaagttcattatatatagagataattttaagcagcaagaatgttcagtaaagtaagatgtacaaacacatcaccatcaccaaaacacaattttgtcatgaatccatctgcttcctttaatattcacatagaccaaggtgagcgacacaggctctttagagcctctagttaatggaaaccaaaaaacaaaagaattttaattttatacattctTGCACACTCATTTTACTTAGGGTTACACATGAATCAAAATAAGGCCACATCAATTGAACTAGTTGACAGTATTATGCAGCAAATATCATCTGTCAAAAACAGGTAAAAAAGAGTCATCTAAGCAGAGATATGATCCAGCTTAAATAGGGTATCcttttttgtctcgccttgatggagtcaaaaagcgagacataggtatgctgctTCCAGTGTCGGCGACGGTGATGGCGATGGGTCaataatgtattagtttgtgattaggtctagtttatggtgaaccacaagtggtaggtcaatcatatttggtatgcagttatatgagcattggcacatctcatttccatggagattatttggccctgccggactcagtcatggtctattgactttgaaattttttctaagttattatgtattagtttgtgattatgtcagtttatgGGGGACCACAAATGGTAGGTTAAAGATATTTGGTGTGCAGTTGTATATAAGCATTTggtatatctcatttccatggagataatttggctccaccccttagtcatggtctattgattttgaatttttttttaagttatcatgtattagtttgtgattaggtcagttcaagggaaTCTATTAGTGGTAAGCCAATGTTAaatggtattcagttgtataagcattggcacatttcatttccatgaagaatatttggcctcgcccctcagtcacagtctaatgattttgaaacttatcttagtttacatgtattagtttgtgattagatcagtatAAGACTGCTAATGATTACTAGTAAGtcatgatatttggtatgcaaaattattggcaagttttgtttccatggagattatatagccccaccccctcttcatggttcattgacttgaaacttttacatagattaaaaattaatgtttgtatttaggtttTGGAATGACATGATAAGTCAatagtatttggtatgcagttgtttcagcattgacacatctcatttgcatggagattgtttagccatgtaactcagtcatggttcattgactttgaatatttgcataaaatttgtgtaagatgttaaagtattgctattttgatttcaacatttgcataatcaaaaatacaaaaaggcgagacatatctctgtgataacaatttattatcagttCAATAAGATCCATGCAGTCAACATACTGTCACTTAACTTTGAATTTTGGGTAACatcaaaggagtaagttcggtaagggccatatttggccccaattataaagttcatagttacaagacaataaatgttttaagttgccttaaagacatgttagaaagttaaacagaactgtttttgtcaaagtttaattctaaaacGTTGAATTTTACAtccaaaaaaggtcaagataagggattttggtgaaatttgacaaaatcagctagattccaaccaaataaaggacctagaaacatagagcgcaggcgtcgacaagcttaagattcaaataagacatgtgaaat contains:
- the LOC139516714 gene encoding uncharacterized protein isoform X2; the protein is MPSIIKKLSGRARSSRPIELLSPKPFVPPRPVQNGNVNHDIHQELAAAAEVSSPTWKVFRTVNKAPKSVRAPRLRYNRTPVRQTVGGEWALRQCEEHTTWVNGILKEKHLPVIGDLRKSIGDGTTLVILTEGVCRRSVPNVNVEIASKEDRVYNITKCLEVLGSTGVDLTAIDGEDLADGNLKTTLMLVGNIRQHFEKEQNYAPVNQTELREKKMPGAITLPDEKTTYQRRIIIPAEDLLPGTMVKEDVRPTTPGLPGMLASSTEITMNGVSQSGVEERRQQQQVRFPPRPHSAKPIPSPKPPGRGQGVTNAWADVQPTGMPLSVEDRLKSLITGPPTPRTPATQPAPFSLFHRRVAPAHVNVNNKSYEDGELIQPPPRPKSAIPFDQSGRAYNDVPKYGGKGQQTYIPSRPNERWQGSRADALIDRQLDQSPVRHTGPPDRPLRPGGQDNPAFMPEMQLNRSRENLGPPISGMKTGSELRDAWNKLYGGQIRPESRGPTSYPSENQLHVRPDSLGVHNFPDHRGIIHTRPDTHGIRPDPHGLSRLEDPMPHVLPPNRLDDPHSVHQTRMEDQQAKPSSYPSHFHVKFPSTPAYNEISNKPGASQGGRHSPLGQSSSAGTQGQGSNTSIQYNGNGNKVLSNHVSFQTFGKPTSNQKLSVSSSPSSPQSPPGIALGPSSKYPDYGEKSAKVKQGYSNFDIHNHKDIDDDRDILDMKSSIFDYNSEPSSRSVTPPLPPLSASNSDYSSNRSSPQISPQLPRSNSATHLSSTKTPDLVTSATRTNGEKRIRRASGSQFTYRADKKSKQKQTSKHVSSGIKAGMLSDVRESGNESDLPFDIEDTILTVDSHDAEPMNMHENLASNDMNRMRDQLNNLEEMYQQMSHQMGTEKEIGTVKSRRRWSLGSSDTSSLQRPISRKFKSGAGSQRPHHHHHRDAKAINKRFQRLESHVVTLARSVAHLSSELRSHNSVTHEIDALRKEIQELKEEQFMSSQKNRAGNFYENDFERFRGWVPSLTNPRRVNKLTKFFGQEPPLLNIFLKKLGYEKYSVNFEKEHIGMIELPYMTEERLEKIGVPMGPRLRILQEAQLCFRQENFNIYIV
- the LOC139516714 gene encoding uncharacterized protein isoform X6; the protein is MPSIIKKLSGRARSSRPIELLSPKPFVPPRPVQNGNVNHDIHQELAAAAEVSSPTWKVFRTVNKAPKSVRAPRLRYNRTPVRQTVGGEWALRQCEEHTTWVNGILKEKHLPVIGDLRKSIGDGTTLVILTEGVCRRSVPNVNVEIASKEDRVYNITKCLEVLGSTGVDLTAIDGEDLADGNLKTTLMLVGNIRQHFEKEQNYAPVNQTELREKKMPGAITLPDEKTTYQRRIIIPAEDLLPGTMVKEDVRPTTPGLPGMLASSTEITMNGVSQSGVEERRQQQQVRFPPRPHSAKPIPSPKPPGRGQGVTNAWADVQPTGMNNKSYEDGELIQPPPRPKSAIPFDQSGRAYNDVPKYGGKGQQTYIPSRPNERWQGSRADALIDRQLDQSPVRHTGPPDRPLRPGGQDNPAFMPEMQLNRSRENLGPPISGMKTGSELRDAWNKLYGGQIRPESRGPTSYPSENQLHVRPDSLGVHNFPDHRGIIHTRPDTHGIRPDPHGLSRLEDPMPHVLPPNRLDDPHSVHQTRMEDQQAKPSSYPSHFHVKFPSTPAYNEISNKPGASQGGRHSPLGQSSSAGTQGQGSNTSIQYNGNGNKVLSNHVSFQTFGKPTSNQKLSVSSSPSSPQSPPGIALGPSSKYPDYGEKSAKVKQGYSNFDIHNHKDIDDDRDILDMKSSIFDYNSEPSSRSVTPPLPPLSASNSDYSSNRSSPQISPQLPRSNSATHLSSTKTPDLVTSATRTNGEKRIRRASGSQFTYRADKKSKQKQTSKHVSSGIKAGMLSDVRESGNESDLPFDIEDTILTVDSHDAEPMNMHENLASNDMNRMRDQLNNLEEMYQQMSHQMGTEKEIGTVKSRRRWSLGSSDTSSLQRPISRKFKSGAGSQRPHHHHHRDAKAINKRFQRLESHVVTLARSVAHLSSELRSHNSVTHEIDALRKEIQELKEEQFMSSQKNRAGNFYENDFERFRGWVPSLTNPRRVNKLTKFFGQEPPLLNIFLKKLGYEKYSVNFEKEHIGMIELPYMTEERLEKIGVPMGPRLRILQEAQLCFRQENFNIYIV